From Paenibacillus sp. V4I7, one genomic window encodes:
- a CDS encoding extracellular solute-binding protein gives MSQRKKILMGLTGVVLSMSLAVTTGCSSKTGTEGTASPQASGGAATTAANAKPIEIVWSNNFNSPESEENLVQKKIEEKFNVKIKTVKFERQGWKEKFNVLLASGQVPDIFPIDANETDMAAWADQGVIASLSRDELKKNMPNYMKALELTDAGAWDVGFYKGKDWGIPKVWPSGNSSFIPGYNEAWLKKVGYNEPPKTLAELEDVLTKFVNNDPDGNGKKDTYGMSARGKLPIQMFTSIFAAHGVNPYAFKLGADGKVVYGGITEETRTALKLLDKWYKSGLIDPEFLTTDNGQLNEKFANQKVGMVENMGWGNFVNTSGFITKPAADKGQNVIAGKPVVGPAGKPYSWSYGARQAPVLLGAQLEKDAAKRVKIEQILDFLATNDEYWLLTVYGEKGKNYDQPNGDFVVAKTDPEAATAKVGAGSFYNPLNAVDTAKQKFNTSNELRELKAKLDVGYEPLKDVIVPAVLSAKAKYWANLQTLQDKYLIKAITGAADTDKEFDTFKAEWLKAGGQELTDEANKVYTERKAAK, from the coding sequence ATGAGTCAAAGAAAGAAGATTTTAATGGGCTTGACGGGCGTCGTATTGTCGATGTCGCTTGCAGTCACAACCGGTTGCAGCAGCAAAACCGGAACCGAAGGTACTGCTTCACCGCAAGCTAGCGGGGGCGCAGCGACAACGGCGGCCAATGCGAAACCGATCGAGATTGTTTGGTCGAACAACTTCAATTCCCCGGAATCCGAAGAAAATCTGGTGCAGAAGAAGATTGAAGAGAAATTCAATGTCAAGATCAAAACGGTTAAGTTCGAACGCCAAGGCTGGAAGGAAAAATTCAATGTTCTGCTTGCCTCCGGACAAGTGCCGGATATCTTCCCGATCGATGCGAATGAAACCGATATGGCCGCTTGGGCTGACCAAGGTGTTATTGCCAGTCTTTCTCGGGATGAGCTCAAAAAGAACATGCCGAATTATATGAAAGCGCTGGAATTAACGGATGCCGGCGCTTGGGATGTCGGCTTCTACAAAGGAAAGGACTGGGGGATTCCGAAGGTGTGGCCGAGCGGCAACTCCAGCTTCATCCCCGGTTACAATGAAGCTTGGCTGAAGAAGGTCGGCTACAATGAGCCGCCGAAGACGCTTGCGGAGCTGGAGGATGTACTCACCAAATTCGTCAATAACGATCCGGACGGCAACGGCAAGAAGGATACATACGGTATGTCGGCCCGAGGCAAGCTCCCCATCCAGATGTTCACTTCCATTTTCGCTGCTCACGGCGTTAATCCGTACGCGTTCAAGCTGGGCGCAGACGGCAAGGTTGTGTATGGAGGCATCACCGAAGAAACCCGCACGGCGCTCAAGCTTCTGGACAAGTGGTATAAGTCAGGGCTTATCGATCCCGAGTTTCTGACGACCGACAACGGCCAGCTCAATGAAAAATTCGCCAACCAAAAGGTCGGTATGGTCGAAAACATGGGATGGGGTAACTTTGTCAATACCTCCGGGTTTATTACGAAGCCCGCAGCGGACAAGGGACAGAACGTCATCGCAGGAAAGCCGGTTGTAGGCCCGGCCGGCAAACCGTACAGCTGGTCTTACGGCGCGCGTCAAGCCCCCGTACTCTTGGGAGCACAGCTTGAGAAAGATGCGGCGAAACGGGTTAAGATTGAGCAAATCCTGGACTTCCTTGCTACAAACGACGAATACTGGCTGTTGACTGTATACGGCGAAAAGGGCAAAAACTATGATCAGCCGAACGGCGACTTTGTCGTCGCCAAGACGGATCCTGAAGCCGCAACTGCTAAAGTCGGCGCCGGCAGCTTCTACAACCCGCTTAATGCCGTAGATACTGCCAAGCAGAAATTTAATACGAGTAATGAACTGCGGGAGCTGAAGGCGAAGCTGGATGTCGGTTATGAGCCGTTGAAAGACGTTATTGTACCTGCTGTATTGTCGGCCAAGGCGAAGTACTGGGCAAATCTTCAGACGCTGCAGGATAAGTACTTGATAAAGGCAATCACAGGCGCAGCAGATACGGACAAAGAATTCGACACTTTCAAGGCGGAATGGTTGAAGGCCGGCGGCCAGGAATTGACGGACGAAGCCAACAAGGTATATACAGAGCGTAAGGCTGCGAAGTAA
- a CDS encoding carbohydrate ABC transporter permease yields MNWAKKQRRLGYLFILPNMLGVILFFVVPAIFSLGIMFTNYKYTSPDIEWIGLDNFNRLFHDPVFYVSLKKTALFLSAVPVSIGLAFLVALVLNRSVYVKSLLRAMFFMPYITSGVAVAFVWMLLFQPSQGPINSFLRSIGIDNPPGWMSTTTSSMYAIDIIWIWFLLGYNMIIYLAAFQEIPQEQLEAAKIDGASSWTTVWKIIFPLVSPSTFLLMITGLITSMKTFGMIEAVTQGGPGGSTTILSLFIYHNAFRYYEMGYASAISWVLFAIIFLITMIQWVGQKRWVHY; encoded by the coding sequence ATGAACTGGGCAAAAAAACAACGTAGATTAGGGTACTTGTTCATTTTACCTAATATGCTAGGCGTCATATTATTCTTTGTCGTCCCTGCCATATTTTCGCTGGGGATTATGTTCACGAATTATAAATACACATCGCCAGATATCGAATGGATTGGCCTCGATAATTTCAATAGGTTATTTCATGACCCTGTATTCTATGTTTCATTGAAGAAAACAGCCTTATTTCTTTCCGCTGTCCCTGTTTCAATCGGATTGGCCTTTCTTGTAGCTCTTGTATTGAATCGCAGTGTGTATGTAAAGAGTCTGTTACGGGCTATGTTTTTCATGCCGTACATTACGAGCGGTGTAGCTGTTGCTTTTGTATGGATGCTTTTGTTTCAGCCCTCGCAGGGACCTATTAACAGCTTTCTTCGTTCCATTGGCATTGATAATCCGCCAGGATGGATGTCTACGACGACCTCTTCGATGTACGCCATAGACATTATTTGGATTTGGTTTCTTCTTGGCTATAATATGATCATTTATTTGGCTGCCTTTCAAGAAATACCGCAAGAACAACTGGAAGCCGCAAAAATCGATGGAGCAAGCTCATGGACGACGGTTTGGAAAATTATCTTCCCGCTAGTGAGTCCCTCCACGTTCTTATTAATGATTACGGGCTTAATTACGTCGATGAAGACGTTTGGCATGATTGAAGCTGTTACGCAAGGCGGACCTGGCGGCAGTACAACGATTTTATCCTTGTTTATTTACCACAATGCGTTTCGTTACTATGAAATGGGCTATGCTTCAGCTATCTCATGGGTCTTATTCGCTATCATCTTCTTGATCACGATGATTCAATGGGTCGGTCAGAAGCGATGGGTTCACTATTAA
- a CDS encoding extracellular solute-binding protein: MNQIKQILLGLMSIVLSMSLVAVGCGNESDSGTTPKAFVETAKLEAGDKPIEITWANNFSPPEADGNYVQKQLEQKFNVKIKNVKLDRQGWRDKFNVLLASGQIPDIFPIDADETDMAAWADQGIIASISPDEIRNNMPKYTKALESIDAGAWNFGFYNEKNWGIPKVWSTGNSGIIPGYNEAWLKKIGYNEPPKTLAELEDVLTKFVNNDPDGNGKKDTYGMSGRGKLPIQMFTSVFSTYGVSPYQFKIGADGKVVYGGITEETRLALKLLNKWFEAGLIDPEFITADNGQLNDKFANQKIGMVDNMGWRNFDAESGYITKSALEKGQHVIAGKPVIGPAGKAYAFSAGARQAPVLLGVQLEKDAAKRARIEQILEYVATNPEGWLLTIYGEKGVNYDMNGDFVVARPTPEASKAGAGSFYNPLAYVDTSMVKYYTTKELLDLKAKLDSGYEPLRDVIGPAVLTAKAKYWASLQTLMDNYLIKAVISKADTDKGFDDFKVNWLKSGGQELTDEANKVYAQRQKK; encoded by the coding sequence ATGAACCAAATAAAGCAGATTTTGCTTGGTCTGATGAGCATCGTCTTGTCGATGTCTCTTGTCGCGGTCGGTTGCGGCAATGAAAGCGATAGCGGGACTACACCGAAGGCATTCGTAGAAACGGCGAAACTCGAGGCCGGCGACAAACCGATCGAGATTACGTGGGCGAACAACTTCAGTCCTCCTGAAGCTGACGGCAATTATGTGCAGAAGCAGCTGGAGCAAAAATTCAACGTTAAAATCAAAAACGTCAAACTCGACCGCCAGGGATGGAGGGATAAATTTAACGTGCTGCTTGCTTCCGGACAAATTCCCGACATTTTCCCGATCGATGCAGACGAAACCGATATGGCCGCATGGGCGGACCAGGGCATCATTGCCAGCATTTCCCCGGATGAAATCCGAAACAATATGCCGAAGTATACGAAAGCGCTGGAATCGATTGACGCCGGCGCATGGAATTTCGGTTTCTATAATGAAAAGAACTGGGGGATCCCGAAAGTATGGTCTACCGGCAATTCAGGCATTATCCCCGGTTACAATGAAGCATGGCTAAAGAAGATCGGCTACAATGAGCCTCCGAAGACGCTCGCGGAACTGGAGGATGTGCTCACCAAATTCGTCAACAACGATCCGGACGGAAACGGCAAGAAGGATACGTACGGCATGTCGGGCCGAGGCAAGCTCCCGATCCAAATGTTCACTTCCGTATTCTCGACTTATGGTGTATCGCCGTATCAGTTCAAGATAGGCGCCGACGGCAAAGTCGTATATGGCGGCATCACGGAAGAAACCCGCTTGGCGCTCAAGCTCCTGAACAAGTGGTTCGAGGCCGGACTTATCGATCCGGAGTTCATTACGGCGGATAACGGTCAGCTCAATGATAAATTCGCCAACCAAAAGATCGGCATGGTCGATAACATGGGTTGGCGCAACTTTGACGCTGAATCCGGATATATTACGAAATCCGCATTGGAAAAGGGCCAACACGTTATTGCAGGAAAGCCGGTTATCGGGCCGGCCGGCAAAGCGTATGCCTTCTCCGCCGGCGCGCGTCAAGCCCCTGTATTGTTAGGCGTGCAGCTTGAGAAGGATGCAGCGAAACGGGCCAGGATTGAGCAAATTCTCGAATACGTGGCAACAAATCCGGAAGGCTGGCTGCTTACGATTTACGGTGAGAAGGGCGTCAACTACGATATGAACGGAGACTTTGTCGTTGCAAGGCCGACACCGGAGGCCTCAAAAGCCGGCGCCGGCAGCTTCTACAATCCGCTTGCGTATGTTGATACTTCCATGGTGAAATATTACACGACCAAGGAATTGCTGGATCTGAAGGCGAAGCTGGACAGCGGTTATGAGCCGCTTAGAGACGTTATTGGCCCGGCTGTATTGACTGCAAAGGCGAAATATTGGGCGAGTCTGCAGACGCTGATGGATAATTATTTGATTAAAGCCGTCATCAGCAAAGCAGATACGGATAAAGGGTTCGACGATTTTAAAGTGAATTGGTTGAAATCCGGAGGCCAAGAATTGACTGACGAAGCCAACAAGGTATATGCACAGCGGCAAAAGAAGTAA
- a CDS encoding sugar ABC transporter permease → MNPANASAVSAVKEAGRKTESKWGYTWRQYKKNKALFLLLAPVLIWYAVFHYAPMYGIQLAFKDFYVMKGIVDSPWVGFKHFHYMFVMSPDFWKIMKNTLLISFYQIVFGFPAPIILALLFNEVRLTMFKKVAQTISYLPHFLSWIVLGGIMISLLSPESGVVNYFIKGLGFKSIYFLADESWFRFTLVVSAIWKEVGWGMIIYLAALAGIDQQLYEAAVIDGANRWKQTLHITIPSILPVITILLILRVGHILDAGFDQIFTLYTPAVYDVADVLDTYVYRVGLQNAQYSLTTAVGIFKNVVALILVLSANYIVKKLGQEGIT, encoded by the coding sequence ATGAATCCGGCAAACGCCTCTGCAGTAAGCGCTGTCAAAGAGGCCGGAAGAAAAACGGAATCCAAGTGGGGCTACACCTGGAGACAATATAAAAAGAACAAAGCTTTGTTTCTGTTATTGGCTCCTGTGCTAATCTGGTACGCCGTTTTTCATTACGCACCGATGTACGGCATTCAACTGGCTTTTAAAGATTTTTATGTAATGAAAGGGATAGTGGATAGTCCATGGGTGGGGTTTAAACACTTTCATTATATGTTTGTGATGTCCCCCGACTTTTGGAAAATCATGAAGAATACGCTTTTGATCAGCTTCTATCAAATCGTATTCGGTTTCCCGGCTCCAATCATACTGGCGCTGCTGTTTAATGAAGTCCGGCTGACGATGTTTAAGAAGGTCGCCCAAACGATCTCGTACTTGCCGCACTTTTTATCGTGGATCGTTCTCGGGGGCATTATGATTTCCCTTTTGTCACCGGAAAGCGGGGTTGTAAACTATTTCATCAAGGGGCTCGGTTTTAAGTCGATCTATTTTCTGGCAGATGAAAGCTGGTTCCGGTTTACACTGGTGGTATCCGCTATATGGAAAGAAGTCGGATGGGGCATGATTATCTATTTGGCAGCTTTGGCCGGCATTGATCAGCAATTGTACGAAGCCGCCGTCATCGACGGAGCGAACCGATGGAAGCAAACGCTGCACATTACGATTCCGTCCATTCTTCCGGTGATCACCATCTTGTTGATCCTTAGGGTAGGCCACATTCTGGATGCCGGCTTCGACCAGATCTTCACGTTATATACGCCTGCCGTATATGATGTTGCCGATGTGCTGGACACTTACGTATATCGCGTAGGCTTGCAGAACGCACAGTACAGCTTGACGACGGCTGTCGGCATATTCAAAAATGTGGTCGCACTGATTCTGGTATTATCTGCCAACTATATTGTGAAAAAATTGGGTCAGGAAGGAATTACATAA
- a CDS encoding carbohydrate ABC transporter permease, with product MEIKSTKLLYTIAMLVLGLFMILPFLWMISTSFKTPNEVFQYPIQWIPQKVTFEHHLKVWTGKESFLIYYMNSLKIALICMVGATFLSALAAYGFSRIEFKGRNLLFMFYLSMMMVPPQVLFVPKFILFDKIGIYNTHWALILPGLFTIFGVFLMRQFFMSIPQEITESAFVDGAGHFRIFFQLMLPLAKPALATLAIIDFSWHWNDYENALVFLLDRNLYTVPLGMQNFILEFNIDYNGMMAATSAGIVPMLLVFLIGQKYIIQGITGSAVKG from the coding sequence ATGGAGATAAAATCGACCAAATTACTATATACGATTGCCATGCTGGTACTGGGTCTTTTCATGATTTTGCCGTTTCTTTGGATGATAAGTACATCTTTTAAAACACCTAATGAAGTGTTCCAGTACCCGATTCAATGGATACCCCAGAAGGTGACGTTTGAACATCATCTTAAAGTATGGACAGGCAAGGAAAGCTTTCTTATTTATTATATGAATTCGTTGAAAATAGCTCTGATTTGCATGGTTGGAGCTACATTCTTATCCGCCTTAGCGGCTTATGGATTTTCGCGAATTGAGTTTAAGGGAAGGAACCTGCTCTTCATGTTTTACTTATCTATGATGATGGTTCCACCGCAAGTGTTATTTGTTCCCAAATTTATTTTGTTTGATAAAATAGGGATTTATAATACGCACTGGGCACTCATTCTTCCTGGCTTGTTTACTATTTTTGGGGTATTTCTAATGAGACAATTTTTCATGTCGATTCCTCAGGAGATCACTGAATCTGCCTTTGTTGACGGGGCTGGCCACTTCCGTATTTTCTTTCAGCTCATGCTGCCTCTGGCCAAACCGGCGTTGGCGACCTTAGCGATTATTGATTTTTCCTGGCACTGGAATGACTATGAGAATGCCCTCGTTTTCCTGCTTGACCGTAATCTGTATACAGTCCCGCTGGGCATGCAGAATTTCATACTTGAGTTCAATATTGACTATAACGGGATGATGGCGGCTACATCTGCTGGCATTGTTCCCATGCTGCTTGTATTTCTTATTGGACAAAAATATATCATACAAGGTATTACGGGTTCCGCGGTAAAAGGTTAA
- the clpP gene encoding ATP-dependent Clp endopeptidase proteolytic subunit ClpP — MSFIPMVVEQSSRGERSYDIYSRLLKDRIVFLGTEVNDQVANAIVAQLLFLSAEDPEKDISLYINSPGGSTSAGLAILDTMHFIKPDVSTICVGMAASMGAILLTAGAPGKRFALPNAEVMIHQPWGGAQGQASDIHIRAQHILKTRRTLNRILAETTKQPIEKIEIDTDRDYFLTAEDAKTYGLIDKVIEKI, encoded by the coding sequence ATGAGTTTCATACCTATGGTTGTCGAACAATCTTCGCGCGGTGAGCGCTCTTACGATATTTATTCCAGACTGCTCAAAGATCGCATTGTGTTCCTTGGCACGGAGGTTAACGATCAAGTGGCAAATGCGATTGTTGCCCAGTTATTGTTCCTTTCCGCGGAAGATCCGGAGAAAGATATTTCTCTCTACATCAACTCACCCGGTGGTTCCACTTCTGCAGGACTCGCGATTCTCGATACGATGCATTTCATTAAGCCTGACGTTTCTACCATCTGTGTAGGTATGGCCGCATCCATGGGTGCCATCCTCTTAACAGCAGGTGCACCTGGCAAAAGGTTCGCTCTCCCTAATGCCGAGGTCATGATTCACCAACCATGGGGAGGCGCCCAAGGTCAAGCCAGCGATATTCATATTCGTGCCCAGCACATTCTCAAAACACGGCGAACACTTAATCGTATACTTGCCGAAACAACTAAGCAGCCGATCGAGAAGATTGAAATAGACACAGACCGTGATTATTTCCTAACCGCTGAAGATGCGAAAACGTATGGTTTGATTGATAAGGTAATTGAGAAAATCTAA
- a CDS encoding carbohydrate ABC transporter permease — MRLSSGEKVFQVFLIGFIFMVCAAMLYPFAHVLSISLSTTAEAVRPGLHWYPHEISFFAWERVVEDINVWRALGNTVFRTIVGTFLTLLALSMAAYPLSKKHLPHRSFYMMFIVVTMFFSGGLIPSYLLIKSLGLIDSRWVLIIPGLISTFSLLILRNFFMTMPEELEDSAKMDGASDLRILFTIVIPLSKPVLATLALWSAVGHWNAWFDAMIYLQDQKLYVLQTFLRRLVIAAESDPLLPPKDENMAAETVKAAVIMFTALPILIVYPFLQKYFVKGTLVGSLKG; from the coding sequence ATGAGACTCAGTTCCGGTGAGAAAGTGTTTCAGGTTTTCCTGATCGGATTTATCTTTATGGTGTGTGCCGCTATGCTTTATCCGTTTGCGCATGTGCTCTCGATATCGCTGAGCACGACGGCGGAGGCAGTCCGGCCTGGCTTGCACTGGTACCCGCACGAGATATCGTTTTTCGCCTGGGAGCGGGTTGTGGAAGACATCAATGTTTGGCGTGCTTTAGGAAACACCGTTTTTCGTACCATAGTCGGGACCTTTCTGACGCTCCTTGCCTTGTCGATGGCGGCTTATCCACTTTCGAAGAAGCATCTGCCGCATCGCAGCTTTTACATGATGTTTATCGTCGTCACGATGTTTTTTAGCGGAGGTCTTATTCCATCTTATCTCTTGATCAAATCGCTCGGACTCATCGATTCCCGCTGGGTCTTGATCATCCCCGGCTTGATCAGCACGTTTTCACTTCTGATTCTCCGCAATTTCTTCATGACCATGCCGGAAGAGCTTGAGGATTCGGCGAAAATGGATGGTGCCAGCGACCTGCGGATATTGTTTACCATTGTCATTCCGCTGTCGAAGCCGGTGCTCGCAACTTTGGCGCTTTGGTCCGCTGTCGGGCATTGGAACGCATGGTTCGATGCCATGATCTATCTGCAGGATCAAAAGCTGTACGTGCTTCAGACCTTCTTGAGGCGGCTTGTCATCGCTGCCGAGAGCGATCCGCTCCTGCCCCCCAAGGATGAAAATATGGCTGCGGAGACCGTCAAGGCCGCCGTCATTATGTTTACCGCACTTCCCATCCTGATCGTGTACCCGTTCCTTCAGAAATATTTTGTCAAAGGCACCTTGGTCGGTTCGCTTAAGGGATAG
- a CDS encoding helix-turn-helix domain-containing protein: MLKDIQDSYYIESPEQATVLLNPIRGEIIAQLLEPGSAAEVARTLGETAQRINYHLKALEKAGLVQRVGTRQVRNLVEVLYRAIAKTFVLAESLSMKPETLQRLKDQSSLAHLVTTSERIRRDAMLLMEQSDVGEVIPSATLQLQVHLSDEQQRQTFVEEYAAMVQQLVDRYSGCKDGNDAYQVLLAVYPKPKE, translated from the coding sequence ATGCTAAAAGATATTCAAGACAGCTATTACATCGAGTCTCCAGAGCAAGCTACCGTCTTGTTGAACCCTATTCGCGGGGAGATCATTGCTCAGCTGCTGGAACCTGGGTCTGCTGCTGAAGTGGCGCGAACACTCGGGGAAACGGCCCAACGCATTAACTATCACCTCAAAGCTTTGGAAAAAGCAGGCTTGGTTCAACGCGTAGGCACCCGACAAGTGCGCAATCTGGTCGAAGTATTGTACAGAGCGATAGCCAAAACATTCGTATTGGCCGAATCGTTAAGTATGAAGCCTGAAACCTTGCAGAGATTGAAGGACCAGAGCTCTTTGGCTCACCTTGTGACCACATCCGAGCGGATTCGAAGAGATGCTATGCTTCTTATGGAGCAATCCGATGTGGGCGAAGTGATTCCTAGTGCAACACTTCAGCTGCAGGTCCATCTGTCTGATGAACAGCAAAGACAAACATTCGTTGAGGAGTACGCTGCCATGGTGCAGCAATTGGTGGATCGATACTCGGGCTGCAAAGACGGAAATGATGCCTATCAAGTCTTGTTAGCCGTATATCCCAAACCGAAAGAATGA
- a CDS encoding cache domain-containing protein yields MKFLSFYRDTFFNRLILSHTALAVVLLGLAGGYLYTQANQMMVNEIARDSQSRLVTAKDYVERSLLQKYEDNLKNKVIPTIFTRNNSNLNYLLDNGWVGNLDLILSLQQDLDIFRKTSEGASNITVYFHKGNYVVNSDLFIENPENSKDFGFIGQLSQIAPNRWMIRTLPDGKQVMTYVVKLPYGIGSSSPKGYLYVDVDLEYLKQAVAKIITSSFERFYIFDANGNVLLQTAGENPEEVGLLQQAIGSGKTVSKISDSVRGTIVLSHLAGSKSELGWTYAIVRPMNSFVLDSKRMKTKIFVACCLVLVFGLALSYLISKRFYLPMKKLIQHVRNLYQPGLNPGHANEYMIIGSALNFMGQKIVSLESQAKKNEMKNLVLGASLGLVHVDGAATGMPLSGGTCPTHRRR; encoded by the coding sequence ATGAAATTCTTGTCTTTTTATAGAGATACCTTTTTTAACCGCCTCATCTTATCGCATACGGCATTAGCTGTCGTGCTGCTCGGACTTGCGGGGGGCTATCTTTACACGCAGGCCAATCAGATGATGGTGAACGAAATCGCCAGGGATAGCCAAAGCCGTCTCGTTACGGCAAAGGATTATGTGGAACGGAGCTTGCTGCAAAAATACGAAGACAATCTAAAAAATAAGGTCATACCCACCATTTTCACTCGGAACAACTCTAATTTAAATTATTTGCTGGATAATGGATGGGTAGGAAACCTTGATCTAATTTTATCCTTGCAACAGGATCTTGACATTTTTAGGAAAACATCTGAAGGCGCTTCCAATATAACCGTGTATTTTCATAAAGGAAATTATGTTGTAAACAGCGATCTTTTCATTGAAAATCCTGAAAACTCCAAGGACTTCGGTTTTATAGGGCAACTTTCGCAAATTGCTCCGAACCGGTGGATGATCCGCACATTGCCGGACGGAAAACAAGTGATGACGTATGTCGTTAAGCTCCCATATGGGATTGGCAGCTCTTCGCCGAAAGGATACCTGTATGTTGACGTCGATCTGGAGTACCTGAAGCAGGCTGTAGCTAAAATCATTACCTCCTCATTCGAGAGGTTCTATATATTCGATGCGAACGGGAATGTACTCCTGCAAACAGCCGGGGAGAATCCGGAAGAAGTCGGGCTGCTTCAGCAAGCCATCGGATCCGGCAAGACCGTCTCAAAGATCAGCGACAGTGTGCGCGGTACCATCGTATTATCGCATCTCGCCGGCTCGAAGTCGGAACTTGGTTGGACCTATGCGATAGTTCGGCCGATGAATTCATTTGTGCTGGATTCAAAACGAATGAAAACCAAAATTTTCGTAGCCTGCTGTCTTGTGCTCGTGTTCGGGCTTGCGCTTTCCTACCTGATTTCCAAACGTTTCTATCTCCCGATGAAAAAGCTGATCCAACATGTTCGCAACCTGTATCAACCGGGTCTGAACCCCGGTCATGCGAATGAATATATGATTATCGGCAGTGCGTTGAACTTCATGGGACAAAAAATCGTGAGTTTGGAATCTCAGGCCAAAAAGAATGAGATGAAAAACCTGGTGTTGGGCGCCAGTCTCGGTCTAGTACATGTGGATGGCGCTGCAACAGGAATGCCGCTATCAGGTGGTACATGCCCAACTCATCGAAGGCGATAG
- a CDS encoding AraC family transcriptional regulator, translating into MVHAQLIEGDSEKLKMRYEQFDRTVPYEVVCLNSQEVAIIYFLDSRTEMDDEMVAAELDKIKDEVRGDLRFGAGIGTSVVSPEKIPLSYRVAHQAYRYRFLYGPEAIILHSKISAFDPKPPLIPLATFQNTLKAGDVEGANLFIDEFAAILMERNMQLESVELALLQLVSALYETIIELGLQQIVPPSNLFDELKKDTLADTMASIRRLSERIGVHVRDSVKHKQAEVIFKLKAYIDEHLHEELSLNVLSEVASLAPAYISTLFGEVMNESFTEYVTRIRLEKAACLLREDDKLSVTEIAALVGYRNLQYFHVKFKARFGITPVQYRQTKPTASATN; encoded by the coding sequence GTGGTACATGCCCAACTCATCGAAGGCGATAGCGAGAAGCTTAAGATGCGATACGAGCAATTCGATCGCACCGTGCCATACGAGGTTGTTTGCTTGAATTCACAGGAAGTGGCCATCATTTACTTCCTGGATTCACGTACCGAGATGGATGATGAGATGGTAGCAGCGGAATTGGACAAAATCAAGGACGAAGTACGGGGAGATCTTCGATTCGGAGCGGGTATCGGCACTTCGGTCGTATCGCCCGAAAAAATTCCTCTTTCCTATCGAGTTGCTCATCAAGCGTATCGATATCGCTTTCTGTACGGTCCTGAAGCAATCATTCTTCATTCGAAAATTTCCGCTTTTGATCCGAAGCCGCCACTGATTCCTCTGGCTACATTTCAGAATACGCTTAAGGCTGGTGATGTAGAGGGCGCTAATCTATTTATCGATGAATTCGCTGCGATTCTGATGGAACGGAATATGCAGCTTGAATCGGTGGAACTCGCGCTTCTTCAGCTCGTTTCCGCACTGTACGAAACGATCATTGAGCTGGGGCTGCAGCAAATCGTTCCTCCCTCCAATCTGTTTGACGAACTGAAGAAAGATACGCTGGCAGACACGATGGCATCGATTCGCAGACTTTCCGAACGGATTGGGGTCCATGTGCGGGATTCAGTCAAGCATAAGCAAGCGGAAGTCATTTTCAAGCTGAAAGCCTATATCGATGAGCATTTGCACGAAGAGCTTTCGCTCAACGTTCTTTCCGAAGTTGCTTCGCTCGCTCCTGCCTACATTTCCACCTTGTTCGGCGAAGTGATGAACGAATCGTTTACCGAATACGTGACCCGAATCAGACTCGAAAAAGCCGCCTGCTTGCTGCGGGAGGACGATAAGTTGTCCGTTACGGAAATCGCTGCACTTGTCGGATATCGTAACCTGCAATATTTTCATGTTAAATTCAAAGCGCGTTTTGGCATTACTCCGGTTCAGTACAGACAAACGAAACCAACGGCGAGTGCGACCAACTAG